In one Saimiri boliviensis isolate mSaiBol1 chromosome 21, mSaiBol1.pri, whole genome shotgun sequence genomic region, the following are encoded:
- the SSTR3 gene encoding somatostatin receptor type 3: protein MDTLHPSSVSTTSEPENASSAWPPDATLGNVSAGPSSAGLAVSGVLIPLVYLVVCVVGLLGNSLVIYVVLRHTASPSVTNVYILNLALADELFMLGLPFLAAQNALSYWPFGSLMCRLVMAVDGINQFTSIFCLTVMSVDRYLAVVHPTRSARWRTAPVARTVSAAVWVASAVVVLPVVVFSGVPRGMSTCHMQWPEPAAAWRAGFIIYTAALGFFGPLLVICLCYLLIVVKVRSAGRRVWAPSCQRRRRSERRVTRMVVAVVALFVLCWMPFYVLNIVNVVCPLPEEPAFFGLYFLVVALPYANSCANPILYGFLSYRFKQGFRRVLLRPSRRVCSQEPTAGPPEKTEEEDEEEEDGEGSRGRGKGKEMNGRVSQITQPGTSGQERPPSRATSKEQQFLPQEPSTREKPSTQHTSYL, encoded by the coding sequence ATGGACACGCTTCATCCATCATCGGTGTCTACGACCTCAGAACCCGAGAATGCCTCCTCAGCCTGGCCCCCAGATGCCACCCTGGGCAACGTGTCGGCAGGTCCAAGCTCGGCGGGGCTGGCTGTCAGCGGTGTTCTCATCCCGCTGGTCTACCTGGTGGTGTGCGTGGTGGGCCTGCTGGGAAACTCGCTGGTCATCTACGTGGTCCTGCGACACACGGCCAGCCCCTCGGTCACCAACGTCTACATCCTCAACCTGGCACTGGCCGACGAGCTCTTCATGCTGGGACTGCCCTTCCTGGCCGCCCAGAATGCCCTGTCCTACTGGCCCTTCGGCTCCCTCATGTGCCGCCTGGTCATGGCGGTGGACGGCATCAACCAGTTCACCAGCATCTTCTGTCTGACCGTCATGAGCGTGGATCGCTACCTGGCCGTGGTGCATCCCACGCGCTCGGCCCGCTGGCGCACGGCTCCGGTGGCCCGCACAGTCAGCGCGGCCGTGTGGGTGGCCTCGGCCGTGGTGGTGCTGCCCGTGGTGGTCTTCTCGGGAGTGCCCCGCGGTATGAGCACCTGCCACATGCAGTGGCCCGAGCCGGCGGCGGCCTGGCGAGCCGGCTTCATCATCTACACGGCCGCGCTGGGCTTCTTCGGGCCGCTGCTGGTCATCTGCCTCTGCTACCTGCTCATCGTGGTGAAGGTGCGCTCCGCCGGGCGCCGGGTGTGGGCACCCTCATGCCAGCGGCGGCGACGCTCCGAGCGCAGAGTCACGCGCATGGTGGTGGCCGTGGTGGCGCTCTTCGTGCTCTGCTGGATGCCCTTTTACGTGCTCAACATCGTCAACGTGGTGTGCCCGCTGCCTGAGGAGCCCGCCTTCTTCGGTCTCTACTTCCTGGTGGTGGCGCTGCCCTATGCCAACAGTTGTGCCAACCCCATCCTTTACGGCTTCCTCTCCTATCGCTTCAAGCAGGGCTTCCGCAGGGTCCTGCTGCGACCCTCCCGCCGCGTGTGCAGCCAGGAGCCCACTGCGGGTCCCCCGGAGAAGactgaggaggaagatgaggaggaggaggatggggaggggagcagggggcggggaaaggggaaggagatgAACGGCCGGGTCAGCCAGATCACGCAGCCTGGCACTAGTGGGCAGGAGCGGCCGCCCAGCAGAGCCACCAGCAAGGAGCAGCAGTTCCTTCCCCAAGAGCCCTCCACCAGGGAGAAACCCAGCACACAGCACACCAGCTATCTGTAG